TTACTAGCTTTTCGAGAGATTTGTGGACTTGTGGCGGAACGCGCTCACCTAACTCGAGTCCCGACCCATCCACATCTTCGACTCCATCAGAGCTACCATCTATCGAACGACAATCAGAACTGCTTTCTTCAGTGAACCCATCTATGATATCCGTTGGGACAGTGTCGAGTCTTTCTCCGCTAGAACCATAGTATTTTGCTGCATTGGGCCATTTCACCACAAGAGTCTGTGGGAGAGGTCCAATGATGTCGGTCAGCTGTATCAAATGTTCGTCTTTCTTCTCGCTATCGCTAAGGCCGAAAGGAGGAAGTTGAAACAGTGCGGCGCCTGTGACAAGCTCGTAGACGATACAACCAAAACTCCAGATGTCAATGCCTGTCCCGATAGCTTCGTTAAGGATCGCTTCTGGTGCTCGAAGGGAGACTGGAGTCCGAACAGACAGCGGCGGATCATCAATGCAAAAAGCTGGACCCATGTTAACTTCAAGAATTATAGAGACTCAGATGTGCCTACCTCCACCTAGATCTGATAGCTTTGTCACTTGGCATTGCCCCTCAAGCATGAAATCTGACAGGGGATCCGATACGGCCAGATATTTCGGCGCCCACCTGTCGAGCTTGCCATCAATACGCCGCAACATGTCTATCTTTGAGGCGTCATTTTCATCTTGCTTGAGCACTTGACGATCCAAAAGATGAAAATCTTGTAAAGCGAACAGGATGTTGCCTGATTGAAGGTCGCCGTGCACAATTCCAATGCTGTGAAGGAAGTTGAGGCCAGAAAGCACATGCCGCAAAATGCGTTTTGTTTTATCACTCTTAAAGCGTCGTACAGGAGGGTTTCGGGGATCATATATCTCGACCGGGGCGTTAAGGACCGAAGACAGGCTGGGACCCATAGGTTCAAGTACGAGGCAAAGGTGATTACCGTTGGGACCGTCGTGATAGAAGTAGTCCAAAAGACCCACGACAAACCTCGAGCTTTGGTCATTTGATACCTTATTGGCCAGAATGCGATATATCTTTACTTCAGTTGGATCCTTTCGCTTGGCTACTTCGATCTTCAGAGCAACGTAGCGGTCACGGCTGGATAGGATATCAACATCGCTGTGAAAATAGAAATATTGGAGATATGGATACAGTTGAAGACTTACGACGAATCGAATGCCAGCCAAACCGTGCCACAGGAACCGTTCCCAAGCTTACGAAGAATCTCGTAACGGCCTTTGAAGACGTCGCCAAAGTGGACCGGATGAAACCCTCCTGGACGATAAGACTCGGCCCACTCGCATGGTGTACCACTTTGAAGAAATCTGAAGTTCCTCTCAGAGTTTGGGTCCTTCGGAGAAGGCGTTGTTGCTGGCGAAGACATCGCACAATTACAGATGGCCTGAGAGATGTGGCAGAGAACATGCAATAAGATCATGCAGAAGTTTGGAGTGTTTGGAGTGTCGATTTGGACAAATTGTTCAATAAGCCTCCTAGTCTAAAGGAGAGTTGGCGAGCTGCTTTTAGGAAAAGGCGAAATGCGGATCAACCTGAGAGGTCCGGTTTTTAATGACTGACTGGGTGCTCAATTGGCCTCAATTCCGCCCCACCATTGACTAGAGTTTCGACGATTTGTCTTTGGTAACGATGAGTCCAACTCCAAAGGATGCGGCAAATTAGACAGCACGGAATCTTCGATCATCATTTAATGCAAGGGGAATAACCTCATCTTTCATCGTCGGTACTCCTCTAAGTTTCTCTCCAGAAGTTGTCAGGGAGACGCGGCTTCCATTGGTGACGAGTTCGAGAATGGTGAGGATACTAGCCACCTTTATTAGGAGGATACAACTCAACGCGATCTTTTTCGTCTTAGAGGTGGATTGTCAAACCGCCTCTGCGGACTATACGAGCATCTGGTTTGAAGTATTTTGCTGCAACTTCCTCAATAGATCATATTTCAAACCGCTGAATCGAATAATCGGGTTTTGATCCCGCCCCTCCCCACAATCTGATAGCCTGACATGCTGCTCTTGTAGCGCAGTAGTAATTCGAGGGCAACCAGCATCCAATCCCAGTTTCCAGACTTTCAATTAGATGCACACTCTTTCAGGAAGGTGTGTTGGAGTCATTGTTCTTCGGCTCCAGGCATCAAAATTTGCGGACACATGTAGTACCCGGTTCCGTTGCAATCAAGCAGACGAAGTGTCTTGGCCGCCTTACTTTGTTCCTAAATTCCTGGCGAGGGAATTACCCCTCATCACCTCACCTACCACGCCATGCAGGGTCTTTGCCCAATATTGCATGCTTGGCACCGCTCGGGAATAACTCTATACGACAAGACAGGCATGTCAGAACGAATCAAGGCAGGGCTCTGCACGTTACCATATTTGAAGGCTCGGCTTTTGGCTGGGGACCTTCTAAGGTGAATA
The Colletotrichum lupini chromosome 6, complete sequence DNA segment above includes these coding regions:
- a CDS encoding serine/threonine-protein kinase SRPK3 — encoded protein: MSSPATTPSPKDPNSERNFRFLQSGTPCEWAESYRPGGFHPVHFGDVFKGRYEILRKLGNGSCGTVWLAFDSSRDRYVALKIEVAKRKDPTEVKIYRILANKVSNDQSSRFVVGLLDYFYHDGPNGNHLCLVLEPMGPSLSSVLNAPVEIYDPRNPPVRRFKSDKTKRILRHVLSGLNFLHSIGIVHGDLQSGNILFALQDFHLLDRQVLKQDENDASKIDMLRRIDGKLDRWAPKYLAVSDPLSDFMLEGQCQVTKLSDLAFCIDDPPLSVRTPVSLRAPEAILNEAIGTGIDIWSFGCIVYELVTGAALFQLPPFGLSDSEKKDEHLIQLTDIIGPLPQTLVVKWPNAAKYYGSSGERLDTVPTDIIDGFTEESSSDCRSIDGSSDGVEDVDGSGLELGERVPPQVHKSLEKLVKVHKASNISDEEEEQIVSFLRAIFRYDPLQRPSAGTLLDFSWLNT